In the Mustelus asterias unplaced genomic scaffold, sMusAst1.hap1.1 HAP1_SCAFFOLD_193, whole genome shotgun sequence genome, one interval contains:
- the LOC144485395 gene encoding uncharacterized protein LOC144485395, which yields MERPWKCGDCGKGFQCPSALDTHRRVHTGERPFTCSVCGKGFSISTTLLRHQRVHSGERPFTCSVCGKGFTQLSSLLTHQRVHTGERPFACSDCGKGFSDRSTLWRHRRVHSGERPFTCCVCGKGFSHSSTLQTHRVTHTNERLFKCSDCGRSFKSSQTLMGHQRIHTEDRPFSCSYCVKRFRTSSQLLIHQRVHTGETPFTCSVCRKGFSHSSTLLAHQRVHTGERPFTCSDCGKGFTQISNLLTHQRVHTGERPFSCSECGNRFKRSSHLLRHQQVHK from the coding sequence atggagagaCCATGGAAAtgcggggactgtgggaagggattccagtGCCCATCTGCACTGGACACACAtcgacgagttcacactggggagaggccgttcacctgctccgtgtgtgggaagggattcagtatatcaaccaccctgctgagacaccagcgagttcattctggggagaggccgttcacctgctccgtgtgtgggaaaggattcactcagttatccagcctgctgacccaccagcgagttcacaccggggagaggcctttcgcctgctcagactgtgggaaaggattcagcgaTCGTTCCACCCTGTGGAGGCACcggcgagttcactctggggagaggccgttcacctgctgtgtgtgtgggaagggattcagtcattcatccaccctgcagacacaccgtgtcacccacacgaatgagagactgtttaaatgctcagactgtgggcgtagcttcaaaagctctcagactCTGATgggccaccagcgcattcacactgaggacagaccgttcagctgctcttacTGCgtgaagagatttagaacatcatcccaactgctaatacaccagcgagttcacactggggagacacccttcacctgctctgtgtgcaggaagggtttcagtcattcatccaccctgttggcacaccagcgagttcatactggggagaggccattcacttgctctgactgtgggaagggattcactcagatctccaatctgctcacacaccagcgagttcacactggggagaggccgttcagctgctccgagtgtgggaatagaTTTAAACGGTCGTCTCACCTGctaagacaccagcaagttcacaagtga